A stretch of Besnoitia besnoiti strain Bb-Ger1 chromosome V, whole genome shotgun sequence DNA encodes these proteins:
- a CDS encoding hypothetical protein (encoded by transcript BESB_061330): MAQPHRAPSGPLSSFLGDGDFPRAAPRQHGAAKSNAQSSSRPPSSGGVGRGAQARAASQPRQSSLYSPLPSLSSRPFTPGSFTPASLANAANRKEKPSGFASAAAERPGGAEASSAYTSQSSEQLQRLVRPVEASEISRGTLLLGVVAEIHANELIVHLPYGIFGYVPRVQAQEEVAQPSQLARAAFADSDADEDEDDGVAACSGGDRPAQLPLTRCHYVGQIVQAVVLGGGRDGRGGQDASADDDGARMRKTTHKNSSVLLLSLRPSLFNAGLSLGTLTPSMVLPASVAAIEEHGYMLSFGVHQLSGFLPFSKEAAASPDARLPLDAVLSVRVDKVNSAAKVLICALPGEGGEKTDAEDRAETIGKKATSAAAKQGAPLPLKASLQWPDIKPGLLVQAKVVQVLRTADLAAAEAEWREKGRQAQEKGGNSKRKRRDDGRERRQEEEIRGVSVTCLNGLPGVVLQSHLVHPLQAAAAPSKSKSGQAALAADSADAADGLASAFLAYEESLEGVKGRVLVGRVIAALPDVRRVYICLLPHVVAWAPAPFSARGALPELRPGTFLYGASRLVQTPAGGPQGGDARALVAVSEAPRQRLAGAKQEKRRRQEARSSAAAGQAAASSFADGEARPPLVVVRVPTCFAANRAQGTGAKKQKEDAAATRPACGDALGEAAGDAEYRVLYLDRFGGEVVAGTSAALLDEKILTPFDVEPGDFVLGTVTKILLDRAGPRARTEGGARDGVVVSLSPHLSAFVPLYQLSDIPLSSIPSFVSVGATLKLRVLSRFCCASCSALEGPVNRNFFYFFPSSPLPLPGAAAAFHLAQRYGASLMASGGGGRVKLYLTAKKSFLKETELPLQFLTRELPLSQLGSPFRTEDGQALAAPPRAAAPCLAHAPGGGLTEGAVVTAYIREVRASKRAGKAAQGVKQENLPFVTLSFLGGSTAQLTKEQVSRAVQEGRSLAVGALMKVRIISINAKRRSFRVSLGLRDADASGEAQRRGGALVPETGLSVAEHCARILAVTEEGLFVALRLGARAPKSADSEASDPQADKRAEKKIKKAEKGGDADRQAAPILAFVPKLHLSDEVRLAEELCSLLTAGETLPFGAVVLSRSAAVRPGAPVQLWKAKDEKSASEDDPRVKEMAKLLAHELKQKDGDEAQSSRVVRDVCLLSCKPSLRSSAADGTFLTGSSALAVLAGQNATRQRVMFGYVRRVGPFGLLLSFGAWQLTGLVPLSYISDSFVEGENHLKRLYREGMTVRGCVVSVDERSDESGGKWALAAGEAEDGAQRGKKVKKEAAGAAGAESRDAKQRGDGEEVGRRAGKPLQFVVDIRPRRLSVLHRQQEEAQAGGATKGSGGMLGIDVLKALLDQREFAARLGREKKARQLGDAEEAREESVRGDAAREQDAFYVGQLVQGRVTQVLPNCVLVALQRPGDKRKQAAAEGSDEDETAAATGVVLEHQLPEGDTIESLQAQQTAQLAKASQGMKIACVVLDVDPVTGIIDLSCRRRLVAPLEKVKQALAAGAAEGRTYVHFALHGPVASAKATGSAGDAGAGAKSEGKKKKGSKKSSAVDVESQQTLELLTERLLPETESKKSGKKSKQTRGGGSGSGSAAAWDSQRHVLPPSVLARAQELCAATPPSCAEVQVENAAYAVLAADFSLSVTFSDSSEASAASAAPALTVSVPLFLVTLSCRNNTLQPCQLAAAAFDSASRSSFAALAGHSSAASVSVSPFLVRHAGSGVLVADCCWERRQQALVEAQQRRGARLTDRALRDQLHRALRGGDAAAGTLGGPLEPSSVENVEEEVTVGKLLRCRVTFVGPTVALGCLKKPRKTLLIRLHAANALPCDPANLSKICGCDSVAESEKGAVTSSWLPPAREVKSGAAAGAGAGALADCCKTPLKSLHPGAIIDVRVLRLLRDASAPHAEEAAAASKKAEEARTAAQETGGQAESAPEARKNEWIAEVALVSHPQWSRLLAPGAEADDLAPRDRDGEGKRKRREQVEGSEEDAPQWAVVEKVGSRGLRVHCGISEAAEDAAAGLSKKRKLGVSAALFTGTAGVGATAGAEERGRIDWGDAVRGAAQEAPEKQFSVGDVLCVRRLPVLTCTSEVFEEALQKFSFSRKQKNDATDDEDADQQGAHEHAFVRNYTVVALPADAARKSAQEIRRTLTEVRPEDNLNKAALFCADWGGSGAPFRACGLRRLVVFSSALCSLIAPLARRTVYTSLPAALSAWSAWRFPPGTVCWGFVHHFLSAPFAVAVQISGLSLSAASSRGKARSSSADDLDAEEEVIRSIVNPPQRPVRVPVLAAVHTVEVLDDWVSDPVKRLQLKIGQAVKLKILPIKETAQGQREMKQRKTESRSGLPLEASLRLSRVEAPEGSKKAATGATDDLRSDDVRFEDLEVGQRVSGLVVSSGQAGVFVAVSRTLTLRIKLQKLLSGEESPRASDKGGEASGAGESAAGVAPGLLTGDQAKELFPVGRLLQNVRIVALDPETRRIEGSLKNSSLRKRQGGKEDGAGASVEEGKKARKGEADQSAAIEGDKATAKSNRLLEKLKVGDVLDGRVRGLEAFGAFVRLQEGEDGEPGGLFMDVLCHVSDMGGKDWNEKRARLQRLQKGDLVRARITKIDRKQGKAWISLDPEVFDDESDEEEEDDALAAALATDKEDGDDLSKLLRLAHAKEGAAESDSEEEDVDMDSDSESKQKPGRRSVEEVSTGMETGGEADLDDDAEEVTGSWSASISAAGDAWAWGETKPARREKEASGANVRMANEEGAERDASDLSAAEDRDEKSTKAAARRRREEEARRQEENLRVLEDSAGQRSWMENPRSPEDFERLVLVNGNSAAVWISYVAYYLKLNELQMARQVAERAVQHINHREEQERSSVWIAYLNLECVYGDRVDDVFKRAIQYNDSKKIHYQMTFIYEKAHQLDKARQMCEKCCEKFPASQKIWVRHLTLLYTALDAANTARELMLQALFRLPRRKHVEFVATCARLEYKHGSKERGQTYFEKLLAEHPRRTDIWSQYLDAHIAANTPPRCVPANLQSIRVLFERTTSLQLKLRKMKFFFTRWLIFEKQHGTVETQARVRSKARDFVQSVESKMQRES; the protein is encoded by the exons ATGGCGCAGCCTCACAGGGCCCCTTCAGGGCCTCTTTCTTCGTTTCTCGGCGACGGGGATtttccgcgcgcagcgcctcgtcaGCATGGCGCTGCGAAGTCCAACGCCCAGTCATCCTCTcggccgccgtcctccggcggcgtaggcagaggcgctcaggcgcgcgctgcgtctcagCCGCGCCAGTCTTCCCTATACTCCCCCcttccgtctctctcttctcggccCTTCACCCCTGGCTCCTTCAcgcctgcctcgctggcgaacgcggccaacagaaaagagaagccCAGCGGCTTTGCCAGTGCTGCTGCCGAGCggccgggcggcgcggaggcgagtaGCGCCTATACCTCGCAGAGcagcgagcagctgcagcgtcttGTGCGGCctgtggaggcgagcgagatcTCTCGCGGGACTCTGTTGCTCGGCGTGGTTGCGGAGATCCACGCGAACGAGTTGATCGTCCATCTTCCTTACGGCATCTTCGGCTACGTCCCCAGAGTCcaggcgcaggaggaagtCGCGCAGCCCAGCCAgcttgcgcgcgcggccttcgcggattcagacgcagacgaagacgaggacgacggggTTGCCGCCTGCTCCGGAGGCGACCGGCCGGCGCAGTTGCCGCTCACGCGCTGTCACTACGTAGGTCAGATCGTTCAAGCGGTTGTGCTGGGCGGTgggcgcgacggccgcggggggcaggacgcgtctgcagacgacgacggggcgcgcatgcgcaagaCGACGCACAAGAACTCGAGCGTCCTgctgctctctctgcggccttctctcttcAACGCCGGGCTCTCGCTCGGCACCCTGACTCCCTCCATGGTCCTGCcggcctccgtcgctgcGATCGAGGAGCACGGCTACATGCTGTCCTTCGGCGTGCACCAGCTCTCGGGGTTCCTCCCGTTCTCAaaagaggccgccgcgagcccagacgcgcgcctgccgctcgaCGCAGTCCTCTCGGTGCGCGTCGACAAGGTCAACTCGGCGGCGAAAGTTCTCATCTGCGCGCTtcccggcgaaggcggagaaaaaacagacgccgaagaccgcgcggagaccatcgggaagaaggcgacgtccgctgccgccaaGCAGGGGGCGCCCCTTCCCCTCAAAGCCTCGTTGCAGTGGCCCGACATCAAACCTGGTTTGCTGGTGCAAGCTAAAGTTGTCCAAGTGCTGCGGACTGCTGacctcgccgctgcggaggcggagtGGAGGGAGAAGGGCCGCCAGGCGCAGGAGAAGGGCGGCAACTCCAAGCGCaagcggcgcgacgacggccgcgagcggaggcaagaagaagagatccgcggcgtctccgtcaCCTGCCTGAACGGCCTGCCGGGCGTCGTGTTGCAGTCGCACCTCGTGcatccgctgcaggcggctgcggcacctTCCAAGTCGAAGAGCGGacaggcggcgctcgccgcggactccgcggacgccgcagatggcctcgcctccgccttttTGGCGTATGAGGAGTCCCTCGAGGGCGTCAAgggccgcgtcctcgtcggccGCGTCatcgcggcgctgccagaCGTCCGCCGCGTATACATCTGTCTGCTGCCTCACGTGGTCGcctgggcgccggcgcccttttccgcgcgcggcgcgctgccagAGCTCCGCCCGGGCACGTTCCTCTAcggagcctcgcgcctcgtccagacgcccgcaggcggcccgcagggcggcgacgcccgcgcgctggTCGCCGTctcagaggcgccgcggcagcggctcgccggcgccaagcaagagaagcgcaggcggcaggaggcgcggagcagtgcggcggcgggacaggctgccgcctcgtcgtttgcggacggcgaggcgcggccgccgctcgtCGTCGTGCGCGTCCCGACGTGCTTCGCCGCGAACCGCGCGCAGGGCacaggcgcgaagaagcagaaggaggacgccgcggcgacgcggccagcgtgcggcgacgcactgggcgaggcggcgggcgacgccgaatACCGCGTGCTGTATCTGGATCGCTTCGGCGGAGAAGTCGTGGCGGGCACGTCGGCTGCCCTGCTGGATGAGAAGATCCTCACGCCCTTCGACGTCGAACCTGGAGACTTTGTGCTGGGCACCGTCACCAAGATCCTCCTCGACCGCGCCGGCCCCAGGGCCCGCaccgagggaggcgcgcgggacgGAGTCGTCGTCAG cctctcgccgcaTCTCTCGGCGTTTGTGCCGCTGTATCAGCTCTCGGATATTCCCCTGTCGTCGATTCCGTCCTTCGTGAGTGTCGGCGCGACGCTCAAGCTCCGCGTGCTTtctcgcttctgctgcgccagctgcagTGCGTTGGAGGGGCCTGTCAATCGGAATTTCTTCTATTTCTTCCCGTCGTCTCCCCTGCCTCTCCCcggtgccgccgcggcctttcATCTCGCGCAGCGCTACGGCGCCAGCCTGATGGcttcaggcggcggcggccgcgtcaaGCTCTATCTcaccgcgaagaagagcttCCTCAAAGAGACAGAGCTGCCCCTTCAGTTCCTCACGAGAGAActccctctctcgcagctGGGCTCGCCTTTCCGCACGGAGGACGGACAGGCCCTGGCGGCGCcacctcgcgccgcggcgccctgcctcgcgcacgcgccaggGGGCGGCCTCACGGAGGGCGCCGTGGTGACGGCTTATATTCGGGAAGTTCGGGCATCCAAACGCGCAGGCAAGGCCGCGCAGGGAGTCAAGCAGGAAAACTTGCCTTTCGTCACGCTCTCGTTCCTCGGCGGGTCGACTGCGCAGCTGACCAAGGAGCAAGTCTCGCGGGCGGTTCAGgaaggccgcagcctcgcggtTGGCGCTCTGATGAAG gtTCGCATCATATCCATCAACGCCAAGCGTCGCTCCTTCCGTGTGTCGCTtggcctgcgcgacgcggacgcgagcggcgaggcgcagcgccgcggtggAGCTCTGGTGCCTGAGACCGGCCTGTCTGTTGCGGAGCATTGCGCGCGCATCCTCGCGGTCACCGAGGAGGGACTTTTCGTGGCGCTTCGTctgggcgcgagggcgccgaagagtgcagacagcgaggcaTCGGACCCGCAGGCAGACAAacgggcggagaagaaaatcaagaaggccgagaagggcggcgacgcagatcgccaggccgcgccgatcctcgccttcgtgccGAAGCTTCACCTCAGCGACGAAGTCCGCCTGGCTGAGGAGCTCTGCTCTCTCCTTACG gctGGAGAGACTCTGCCGTTTGGCGCAGTTGTCCTGTCACGCAGTGCGGCGGTGCGCCCTGGTGCGCCGGTGCAGCTGTGGAAAGCCAAGGACGAAAAGTCTGCCAGCGAAGATGATCCGCGCGTCAAGGAGATGGCGAAGCTGTTGGCTCACGAGCTTAAGCagaaggacggcgacgaggcgcagtcCAGCCGCGTAGTCCGCgacgtctgcctcctctcctgcaAGCCTTCCTTGAGAA gcagcgccgcggacggtACATTCCTGACGGGCTCGAGCGCGCTCGCGGTGTTGGCTGGTCAGAACGCGACTCGACAGCGGGTGATGTTTGGCTACGTGCGTCGTGTGGGTCCCTTTGGCTTGTTGCTGAGCTTCGGGGCCTGGCAACTGACTGGACTCGTCCCGCTGAGTTACATCTCTGACTCGTTTGTCGAGGGCGAAAATCACCTCAAGCGGCTCTACAGAGAAGGCATGAccgtccgcggctgcgtcgtctcggTCGACGAGAGATCTgacgagagcggcggcaagtgggcgctcgccgcaggcgaggcggaggacggcgcgcagaggggcAAGAAGGTTAAGAAGGAGGCCGCCGGGGCTGCGGgtgcggagagccgcgacgcgaagcagaggggcgacggagaggaggtcggccgccgcgcaggaaaGCCGCTCCAGTTCGTCGTGGACAttcgcccgcgacgcctgaGCGTTCTCCACCGCCAGcaggaagaggcgcaggcgggaggGGCGACCAAAGGATCCGGCGGGATGCTGGGCATCGACGTCCTCAAGGCGCTGCTCGACCAGAGGGagttcgccgcgcggctgggccgcgaaaagaaggcgcggcagctgggggacgcggaggaggcccgcgaggagagTGTACGGGGAGACGCCGCTCGCGAGCAAGACGCCTTTTACGTCGGTCAGCTCGTGCAGGGCCGCGTGACGCAGGTCCTCCCGAACTGCGTGCTGGTggcgctccagcggccgGGCGACAAAaggaagcaggcggcggcggaggggagcgacgaggacgagacAGCGGCTGCAActggcgtcgtcctcgagcACCAGCTCCCCGAGGGAGACACCATCGAGTCTCTGCAGGCTCAGCAGACCGCCCAGCTTGCGAAGGCCAGCCAGGGCATGAAGATCGcgtgcgtcgtcctcgatGTCGACCCGGTTACCGGCATCATTGACCTCTCctgtcggcggcgtctcgtcgcGCCCCTGGAGAAAGTCAAGCaagcgctcgcggcgggcgcggccgaggGCCGCACGTACGTCCACTTCGCCCTCCACggccccgtcgcctccgcgaaggccaccggcagcgcgggagacgccggcgccggcgccaagAGCGaaggcaagaagaagaagggcagCAAGAAGAGCAGCGCGGTCGACGTCGAGTCTCAGCAGACCCTCGAGCTTCTCACTGAACGCCTTCTGCCGGAGACCGAATCGAAGAAGTCCGGCAAAAAGAGCAAACAGACGCGGGGCGgtggcagcggcagcggcagcgcggcggcctgggACTCACAGCGGCATGTGCTTCCCCCCAGCGTcttggcgcgcgcgcaggagctctgcgccgcgacgccgccgagctgcgcGGAGGTTCAGGTGGAGAACGCCGCGTACGCGGTTCTGGCGGCggacttctctctctccgtgaCGTTTTCTGATTCGTCTGAGGCttctgcggcgtccgccgcgccggcactGACTGTAAGCGTGCCGCTCTTCCTCGTCACCCTCTCGTGCCGCAACAACACGCTGCAGCCTTgccagctcgcggcggccgcgttcgACTCGGCGAGCAGGTCTtcgttcgccgcgctcgccggtcacagcagcgcggcctcggtGTCGGTCTCGCCCTTCCTGGTCCGGcacgcgggcagcggcgtcctcgtcgcaGACTGCTGCTgggagcgccgccagcaggcgctggtggaggcgcagcagcggcgcggggcgCGGCTGACGGACCGTGCGCTTCGCGACCAGCTGCACAGGGCGCTgaggggaggcgacgcggccgcgggcacgCTGGGCGGTCCCCTCGAACCCTCCAGCGTCGAGAATGTCGAGGAGGAGGTGACTGTCGGCAAGTTGCTGAGATGCCGCGTGACATTTGTCGGGCCGACCGTGGCGCTCGGCTGCCTCAAAAAACCGAGGAAGACGCTTCTGATCCGCCTTCACGCAGCCAACGCGCTGCCCTGCGACCCCGCCAACCTGAGCAAGATCTGCGGCTGCGACTCCGTGGCTgagagcgagaagggcgcggtGACCAGCTCGTGGCTGCCCCCCGCGCGGGAGGTGAagagcggcgctgcggcgggcgcgggcgcgggcgcgctcgcAGACTGCTGCAAGACTCCTCTCAAGTCCTTGCACCCTGGCGCCATCATCGACGTCCGCGTGCTTCGTTTGCTGCGAgacgcttctgcgccgcacgccgaggaggctgccgccgcgtccaagaaagccgaggaggcgcggacggccgcgcaggagacggGAGGGCAAGCAGAgtcggcgccggaggcgcggaagaacgAGTGGATCGCAGAAGTCGCGCTGGTCTCGCATCCGCAGTGGAGCCGCTTGCTCGCCccgggcgcagaggccgacgaTCTCGCgccccgcgaccgcgacggcgaggggaagcggaagcgccgTGAGCAGGTAGAGGGGTCTGAAGAAGACGCTCCCCAGTGGGCCGTCGTCGAGAAGGTCGGCTCCCGCGGACTCCGGGTCCACTGCGGGATctccgaggcggcggaggacgcggcggctggtcTGTCGAAAAAGCGCAAGttgggcgtctccgccgccctgtTCACAGGGACGGCAGGTGTGGGCGCTACGGCTGGAGCCGAAGAAAGAGGCCGGATCGACTGGGGCGACgcagtccgcggcgccgcgcaagagGCGCCGGAGAAGCAGTTCAGCGTCGGCGacgtcctctgcgtgcggcggctgccggtgCTGACCTGCACGTCCGAGGTCTTTGAGGAAGCGTTGCAAAAGTTCAGCTTCTcaagaaaacaaaaaaacgacgccacagacgacgaggacgccgaccAACAGGGTGCCCACGAACACGCCTTCGTGCGGAACTAcaccgtcgtcgccctgcctGCCGATGCCGCGAGAAAGTCCGCGCAGGAGATACGGCGGACTCTAACTGAGGTCCGTCCGGAGGACAATCTGAACAAGGCCGCCCTCTTTTGCGCGGACTGGGGCGGCTCCGGCGCACCGTTTCGCGCTTGCGGTTTGCGGCGTCTCGTCGTGTTCAGCTCAGCTCTCTGCAGTCTAATCGCGCCTCTTGCGCGGCGG ACGGTCTACACGTCTTTGCCAgctgcgctctccgcctgGTCGGCGTGGCGCTTCCCGCCCGGCACCGTCTGCTGGGGCTTTGTTCACCACTTCCTCTCGGCCCCGTTCGCGGTCGCGGTGCAGATCTCCGGGCTGTCGCTgtccgctgcgtcgtcgcggggCAAGGCACGCTCTTCGAGTGCCGACGACctcgacgcggaagaggaggtGATTCGCAGCATCGTGAAccctccgcagaggcctgTGCGAGTCCCCGTCCTGGCAGCGGTGCACACAGTCGAGGTTCTCGACGATTGGGTCTCGGACCCCGTCAAGCGCCTCCAGCTGAAGATCGGGCAGGCTGTCAAACTGAAGATCTTGCCGATCAAGGAGACCGCGCAGGGGCAGCGAGAAATGAAGCAGCGGAAGACGGAGAGCAGAAGTGGACTCCCCCTTGaggcctctctccgcttgAGCCGCGTGGAAGCGCCCGAAGGCTCCAAAAAGGCGGCTACAGGCGCCACGGACGACCTGAGAAGCGACGACGTGCGCTTCGAAGACCTCGAG GTCGGCCAGCGCGTGTCGGGTCTCGTCGTCTCGTCTGGACAGGCCGGCGTCTTCGTTGCTGTGAGTCGCACCCTGACGCTTCGCATCAAATTGCAGAAGCTGCTGTCGGGCGAAGAGAGTCCGCGGGCGTCGGAcaaaggcggcgaggcctcaGGCGCTGGCGAAAGCGCTGCCGGCGTGGCGCCGGGCCTGCTGACGGGCGACCAGGCGAAAGAGCTCTTCCCCGTGGGTCGCCTTCTCCAGAACGTTCGCATCGTGGCGCTGGATcccgagacgcggcgcatCGAGGGCTCGCTGAAGAACAGCAGCCTGAGGAAGCGGCAAGGCGGAAAGGAGGACGGGGCAGGAGCGTCGgtggaagaaggaaagaaagCGCGGAAGGGAGAGGCCGACCAGTCGGCTGCCATCGAAGGCGacaaggcgacggcgaagagcaaTCGCCTTCTAGAGAAGCTGAAAGTCGGCGATGTCCTTGacgggcgcgtccgcggtcTGGAGGCCTTCGGGGCCTTCGTTCGCCTgcaagaaggagaagacggcgagcccGGCGGGCTCTTCATGGACGTCCTCTGCCACGTCAGCGACATGGGTGGCAAGGACTGGaacgagaagcgcgcgagacTTCAGCGCCTGCAAAAAGGAGACCTGGTACGCGCGCGCATCACCAAGATAGACCGGAAGCAAGGCAAGGCGTGGATAAGTCTGGATCCCGAGGTCTTCGAtgacgagagcgacgaggaggaagaagatgacGCCCTCGCTGCAGCCCTGGCTACCGAcaaggaagacggcgacgatTTGTCCAAGCTGTTacgcctcgcgcacgccAAGGAAGGTGCCGCCGAGAGCGActctgaagaagaggacgtgGACATGGACAGCGACAGTGAGTCGAAACAGAAGCCGGGGCGCAGGAGTGTGGAGGAAGTCAGCACCGGCATGGAGactggcggcgaggcggacctcgacgacgacgcggaagaggtCACGGGGTCTTGGAGCGCGAGTATCTCGGCGGCCGGCGATGCGTGGGCTTGGGGCGAGACGAAAcctgcgagaagagagaaggaagcgagtGGCGCGAATGTGCGCATGGCcaacgaggagggcgcagaaAGGGACGCGTCAGACTTGAGCGCAGCCGAGGACCGGGATGAGAAATCGAcaaaggccgccgcgcgccgccgacgtgaagaagaagcg cggcgacaggaGGAAAATCTCCGAGTTTTGGAAGACTCCGCGGGACAACGCTCGTGGATGGAGAATCCACGCAGCCCGGAAGACTTCGAGCGTCTCGTCTTGGTCAACGGGAACTCGGCGGCCGTCTGGATCAG CTACGTGGCATACTACTTGAAGCTGAACGAGCTCCAGATGGCGCGGCAGGTCGCAGAGCGGGCCGTCCAGCATATCAACCATCGCGAAGAGCAGGAGCGCTCAAGTGTGTGGATCGCCTACCTCAACCTCGAGTGCGTCTACGGAGACCGCGTGGACGACGTCTTCAAGAG GGCCATTCAGTACAATGACAGCAAGAAAATTCACTACCAGATGACATTTATTTACGAGAAGGCGCATCAGTTGGACAAAGCCCGGCAAATGTGTGAGAAGTGCTGCGAGAAGTTCCCAGCGTCACAGAAG ATTTGGGTGCGGCATCTCACCCTGCTCTACACCGCGCTAGATGCAGCAAACACGGCCCGAGAGCTCATGCTCCAGGCTCTCTTCCGATTGCCAAGAAGGAAGCACGTTGAGTTTGTCGCGACTTGTGCTCGCCTCGAGTACAAGCATGGAAGCAAAGAAAG AGGGCAAACTTACTTTGAGAAACTGCTCGCCGAGCATCCAAGGAGGACGGATATCTGGTCGCAGTACTTGGATGCACATATCGCCGCCAACACGCCTCCTCGATGTGTGCCAGCCAACCTGCAGTCCATCCGCGTGTTGTTTGAGCGGACGACGTCGCTTCAGCTCAAGCTACGCAAGATGAAGTTTTTCTTCACTCGATGGCTGATCTTCGAGAAACAGCATGGCACcgtggagacgcaggcacgAGTGCGATCTAAAGCTCGGGACTTTGTCCAGAGTGTTGAAAGCAAAATGCAGCGTGAATCGTGA